Proteins encoded in a region of the Candidatus Omnitrophota bacterium genome:
- a CDS encoding HEPN domain-containing protein: protein MIYKDSRENLFKNGLIKKCPLDHKAILNLLKRAYVDLKTAKRNISQDEECAFNYAYNAMLRSGLALMFTEGFRPDIKDKHLTVIRFVGLVLGDDFKKIINDYDFMRKKRNRFIYEPEIPCSIKEAKDALKTAEEFVGTISGLIRGKLPQKEFNFQEIKLKNKNV, encoded by the coding sequence ATGATTTATAAAGATTCAAGAGAAAATCTTTTTAAGAATGGCTTAATCAAGAAATGCCCGCTTGATCATAAAGCTATTTTAAATTTGTTGAAGCGCGCTTATGTTGACCTTAAAACCGCAAAAAGAAATATAAGCCAGGATGAGGAGTGCGCTTTTAATTATGCTTATAACGCGATGCTGCGTTCAGGGCTTGCGCTTATGTTTACTGAGGGTTTCAGGCCGGATATCAAAGATAAGCATTTAACCGTGATTAGGTTTGTGGGGTTAGTTTTAGGAGATGACTTCAAAAAGATCATTAATGATTATGATTTTATGAGAAAGAAAAGAAACAGGTTTATTTATGAACCTGAAATTCCCTGTTCGATAAAAGAGGCTAAAGATGCTTTAAAGACTGCTGAAGAATTTGTCGGCACAATTTCAGGGTTAATCAGGGGGAAGTTACCGCAAAAAGAATTTAATTTTCAGGAAATAAAGCTTAAAAATAAAAATGTTTAA
- a CDS encoding nucleotidyltransferase domain-containing protein: MLNSLFITKSKIRQGLLSLFFTNPSQEYYLRELQRVLGYSAGSIRRELIRFQGDSLFDTRKSGNLLYYSLNQKHPLFKELKSIISKTVGVEASLRDSLLLIKGIKTAFIYGSFASQKENPASDIDLMIIGDQDNSLLNEKLSILEKKLKREINPTIYSWQEYKSKKRAKGGFITDLLKKPKIMLVGEENDL; encoded by the coding sequence ATGTTAAATAGTCTTTTTATCACAAAATCCAAAATCAGACAGGGGCTGCTTTCCCTTTTCTTTACTAATCCTTCCCAGGAGTATTACCTTAGGGAGCTTCAGCGCGTATTAGGATACTCTGCCGGCAGCATACGCAGGGAGCTTATAAGGTTCCAGGGGGATAGCCTATTTGATACCAGGAAGTCCGGGAATCTTCTCTATTATTCACTTAATCAAAAACATCCTTTGTTTAAAGAATTAAAGAGCATTATTTCTAAGACAGTAGGAGTAGAAGCAAGCCTGAGAGACTCTTTGTTATTAATCAAGGGGATAAAAACTGCTTTTATTTATGGTTCATTTGCTTCCCAAAAAGAAAATCCTGCCAGCGATATTGACCTTATGATAATTGGGGACCAAGATAACTCTCTTTTGAATGAAAAGCTTTCCATATTAGAAAAGAAGCTGAAAAGGGAGATAAATCCCACTATTTATTCTTGGCAAGAATATAAATCAAAGAAAAGGGCTAAAGGCGGCTTTATTACTGACCTGTTAAAGAAACCCAAGATAATGCTGGTAGGCGAAGAAAATGATTTATAA